The following are encoded together in the Drosophila biarmipes strain raj3 chromosome 3L, RU_DBia_V1.1, whole genome shotgun sequence genome:
- the LOC108035445 gene encoding uncharacterized protein LOC108035445, whose product MAKCRSRSILHDETLTPEASCPAPAPAPASPSPQPQLQQQQQQNYLPQTSLLKIEPFVPSFNQRLRRRPIGRSHSTLSHNVIPKRPVQPQQQQIQQQSELQVGQQQHLKRSYAAAAQIRQQQQQQQRNLPRGVGIQRQRSKSTSSSAASNSCRPATAAVTPNTLVGSTGGTLVSGAIVTPQPNGICRIQRLPKEREELPDRINYDKRGLTAIPIFEQEPNLRLLSLQHNLINTFHIPKELPPPPPPVPPPPIATPRESNNNKLGEYHNGNGTKEGGRSGLRGHHPGRLTRAMTNAGGNSHRLSPKSGGSPYSGSPLTTQALAINGGTAAGRSKLAKRGYNYGQAQLTPPPALRMRYGLEKSKSFVSSSLQAMKHQQQLIQRRAFLKATRGGGVGVAPSGAASNLLQSCDEGSALHSSNLSLCGGYGEEEDSPSVMTSMSALEQLSIKNKQLSLSASYGNIFQQLVFLDLYDNQIERIANLDGLPSLSVLLLGKNRITDIGGLSSLKDTLRVLDLHGNKLTSLGSRINCLQQLKSLNLAGNQIRQINQQDFLGLRCLRELNLKRNKLRRINGFQHLVALERLWLCHNELHRVDDMVSIARATRLLEVTIENNPVSLAGDCVSFLVSYLPLLQTLSQMPITEQVRRSALAWRQHKEQAQAAPGSSEAYHSIRREEVISNARTNWELLRSQQTVVGRPKSRLTSELAKINESNEGPTAEEAETESEESHQPKELIDELQALIKLPPIAKNLRNPQEEDCASSEASSLGPNVDSCSSCYSSDNEDGGAKHKPQTPQIDENCNKVGVADKAPPSPVPGASQSPEVAKAAPPTPVASSPSPPALTLTPPAAPGTPVPGGTATPPPAATTATLPVPTTASSNTSRPTSSKQRTRHAPITQLGLQINQRGGAAASSKRYMAGSLVRAQTVSSSTSNSSSSNSTGRGKATNNGLTLVANQTKGPSNNTTGQSSAGAGVATGGAIAGAATGGTTAATPSAAITVSKPSAAEREREQGGDYLIEICGRYLNIYGQGALRFIDKQWNPAKANDVHTLNFSYINFNSIVCVLSRIKVRFPHAEHYVFRETNISCLGQLNGLAELQGLSSLLIDAEGNGITQKESWRAYAIYRLSHWGLKQLNGQEVTEAEVEAANVMYVGLSDLVLWSMPEVMLQPLLARLRLDETCTASKLSPKEWLLRPDNKSLRLVVGKEALQWKKNAGGAGNGAGTATSMNLNPATEAGSTAMAPSARDRGRQHFALLLENTCNAVEKLHKLETLWPSMLLDIVRNTLLDYTQLDVYLRNLMCELMK is encoded by the exons ATGGCCAAGTGCCGCAGTCGCTCCATACTCCATGATGAAACGCTCACGCCGGAGGCATCCtgccctgctcctgctcctgctcctgcgaGTCCCTCGCCGCAACCccaactgcaacaacaacaacaacagaactACTTACCTCAAACATCTTTGCTGAAAATCGAACCGTTCGTTCCTAGTTTTAATCAAAGACTACGCCGGCGTCCTATTGGTCGCTCCCATAGCACCTTAAGCCACAACGTCATCCCAAAGCGACCAGtgcagccacagcagcagcaaatccAGCAGCAATCGGAGCTCCAAGttggccagcagcaacatctgaAGCGGAGCTATGCTGCAGCCGCCCAAAtccgacagcagcaacagcagcagcagcggaatCTACCACGAGGCGTGGGCATCCAGCGCCAGCGCTCCAAgtccacctcctcctcggcaGCCTCCAATAGCTGTCGCCCAGCCACGGCGGCTGTGACCCCCAATACTCTAGTGGGCAGCACGGGCGGAACTCTGGTGAGCGGAGCCATCGTCACGCCGCAGCCAAATGGGATCTGCCGCATCCAGAGGTTGCCCAAGGAGCGCGAGGAGTTGCCCGATCGCATCAACTACGACAAGAGGGGCCTCACGGCCATTCCCATCTTCGAGCAGGAGCCGAATCTACGCCTGCTGTCGCTGCAGCACAACCTGATCAACACCTTCCACATACCCAAGGAgctgccaccgccgccgccaccagTGCCTCCTCCGCCCATCGCCACTCCGCGggagagcaacaacaataagctGGGTG AATACCATAATGGCAACGGAACCAAGGAAGGAGGACGCTCTGGCCTTCGGGGCCACCATCCAGGCAGACTCACCCGTGCCATGACCAATGCAGGCGGCAATTCCCATCGCCTATCGCCCAAATCCGGTGGTAGTCCGTATTCGGGCAGTCCTTTGACCACCCAGGCACTGGCCATCAACGGAGGAACCGCCGCCGGACGCTCAAAGCTGGCCAAAAGAGGCTACAACTACGGACAGGCCCAGCTGACGCCTCCGCCGGCGCTGCGCATGCGCTATGGATTGGAGAAGTCCAAGAGTTTTGTGAGCAGCAGCCTGCAGGCCATGAAGCACCAACAGCAGCTCATCCAAAGGCGGGCCTTTCTTAAGGCCACGCGAGGCggcggcgtgggcgtggcgcCGAGTGGAGCTGCAAGCAATCTCCTCCAGAGTTGCGATGAGGGCAGTGCCCTGCACAGCAGCAATCTCTCGCTGTGCGGCGGGTACGGCGAAGAGGAGGATTCGCCCAGTGTGATGACCTCCATGTCCGCGCTGGAGCAGCTGAGCATTAAGAACAAACAGCTGAGTCTGAGTGCCAGCTACGGGAACATCTTCCAGCAGCTGGTATTCCTGGATCTCTACGATAATCAGATCGAGAGGATAGCCAATCTGGATGGACTGCCTTCGCTTtcggtgctgctgctgggcaagAACAGGATTACGGACATTGGTGGTCTGTCCTCGCTGAAGGATACCTTAAGAGTGCTGGATCTTCATGGCAACAAGCTCACCAGTCTGGGCAGTCGAATCAACTGCCTGCAGCAACTAAAGTCCCTGAATCTGGCGGGGAATCAAATACGACAGATAAACCAGCAGGATTTCCTTGGCTTGCGATGTCTCAGGGAGCTGAATCTGAAGCGGAATAAACTCCGGCGGATCAACGGCTTTCAGCACTTGGTGGCTCTGGAAAGGCTGTGGTTGTGCCACAACGAGCTGCACAGAGTGGACGACATGGTCAGTATAGCGAGGGCCACTCGCCTCCTGGAGGTTACAATCGAGAATAATCCCGTCTCCCTGGCTGGCGACTGTGTGTCCTTCCTGGTCTCGTACCTACCGCTGCTTCAGACGCTCAGCCAGATGCCCATCACGGAGCAGGTGCGTCGGTCGGCTCTGGCTTGGCGACAGCACAAGGAACAGGCGCAAGCTGCTCCCGGAAGCTCTGAAGCCTATCACAGCATCCGGCGAGAGGAGGTGATATCCAATGCCCGGACCAACTGGGAACTGCTGCGATCCCAACAGACGGTGGTCGGTCGCCCCAAGAGTCGGCTCACCAGCGAGCTGGCCAAGATCAATGAGTCCAACGAAGGTCCCACAGCCGAAGAGGCGGAAACGGAATCCGAGGAGTCGCATCAGCCCAAGGAGCTGATAGACGAATTGCAGGCACTGATTAAACTGCCGCCAATAGCCAAGAACTTAAGGAATCCGCAGGAGGAGGATTGCGCCTCCTCGGAGGCCTCCAGCCTGGGACCCAATGTGGACTCCTGCTCCAGTTGCTACAGCTCAGATAATGAGGATGGTGGTGCCAAACATAAACCACAGACGCCGCAGATTGATGAGAACTGTAATAAAGTGGGTGTGGCGGATAAGGCACCTCCTTCACCAGTTCCAGGCGCCAGTCAATCTCCAGAAGTGGCGAAAGCAGCACCTCCAACTCCAGTGGCTTCCTCACCTTCGCCGCCCGCCTTGACCCTGACTCCGCCGGCTGCTCCTGGAACTCCAGTGCCTGGGGGCACGGCTACGCCTCCTCCAGCAGCCACAACTGCCACCTTGCCTGTGCCCACCACTGCATCCTCCAATACAAGTCGCCCGACGAGCAGCAAACAGCGTACCCGACATGCGCCCATCACTCAGTTGGGCTTGCAGATCAACCAGAGAGGCGGAGCAGCTGCATCCTCCAAGCGGTACATGGCGGGAAGTCTGGTGCGGGCCCAAACCGTGAGCAGCAGCACCAGtaacagcagcagctccaaTAGCACTGGTCGCGGAAAGGCCACCAACAATGGATTAACTTTGGTGGCCAATCAAACGAAGGGACCATCGAACAATACTACCGGTCAATCTTCAGCAGGAGCGGGAGTAGCAACTGGAGGAGCCATCGCTGGAGCAGCAACTGGTGGGACAACAGCAGCCACTCCCAGTGCCGCCATCACGGTGTCAAAGCCAAGCGCCGCTGAACGGGAGAGAGAACAGGGTGGCGATTACCTAATTGAGATTTGTGGAAGGTACCTTAACATCTACGGCCAGGGTGCCCTCCGCTTTATCGACAAGCAGTGGAATCCGGCCAAGGCCAATGATGTCCACACGCTGAACTTCAGCTACATAAACTTCAACAGCATCGTCTGTGTGTTGAGCAGGATTAAGGTACGATTTCCCCATGCGGAGCACTATGTTTTCCGGGAAACAAACATCTCTTGCTTGGGTCAACTCAATGGACTGGCCGAGCTCCAGGGCCTCAGCAGTTTACTTATCGATGCCGAGGGTAATGGCATCACCCAAAAGGAATCCTGGCGAGCTTACGCCATTTACCGACTGTCCCACTGGGGATTGAAACAGCTGAATGGTCAGGAGGTAACCGAGGCTGAAGTGGAAGCTGCCAATGTCATGTATGTTGGACTCTCGGACCTGGTGCTGTGGTCCATGCCGGAGGTGATGCTGCAGCCGCTCTTGGCCAGACTGCGTCTGGATGAGACCTGCACGGCTAGCAAGTTGTCTCCCAAAGAGTGGCTCCTGCGGCCGGACAACAAGTCCCTGCGTCTCGTGGTGGGGAAAGAGGCGCTCCAGTGGAAGAAGAACGCCGGAGGAGCCGGAAATGGAGCAGGAACTGCCACCTCCATGAATCTGAATCCAGCGACGGAAGCGGGAAGCACTGCCATGGCGCCGAGTGCCCGAGACCGAGGTCGTCAGCACTTTGCCCTGCTGCTGGAGAACACCTGCAACGCCGTGGAGAAACTGCACAAACTGGAAACGCTGTGGCCCAGCATGCTCCTCGACATCGTCCGGAATACGCTGCTGGATTACACCCAGTTGGATGTCTACCTGCGGAATCTCATGTGCGAGCTGATGAAGTGA
- the LOC108035446 gene encoding leucine--tRNA ligase, mitochondrial: MQALRGRRPWRGAYWSSWRRLLTQSCTGNETPELTNDVKHRIEAHWREQLSGGQFNPKDSQDKYYVLSMFPYPSGNLHMGHVRVYTIADAVARFQRMCGKNVFQPMGWDSFGLPAENAANQRGVEPASWTEQNIAQMKDQLKRLGCSFDWNHELSTCSPQYYKWTQHLFLMLHRHGLAYQNEALVNWDPVDKTVLADEQVDANGCSWRSGAKVEKKLLRQWFIRTSAYAKQLLDGLEDPTLRDWRDIINLQRHWIGECDGYAFNLLTSASGLLRVWTAHPEHLKDPHAFLVLRNSHHLAKLEDASSLSAENPFAGTTMPVVFGDEVTFPPKCDVYLAAPSFRGEDKELWESYGLAFTSSDKEEFSLSPANWELLRKEVLQAAARLNVGGYRVSSKLKDWLISRQRYWGTPIPIVHCQKCGAVPVPEEQLPVSLPPRDSPKEAFLCECPKCGEKDARRETDTMDTFVDSSWYYLRYLDAQNSERIFEPTLANKFMPVDLYIGGKEHAVLHLYYARFMNHFLHSCGLSPTSEPFSRLLVQGMVMGRSFRVKGSGRYVPESEVEIVNAKKNQAVLKETKEPVVMTWEKMSKSKLNGVEPSDMFNEYGTDTTRLIILADVAPTSHRNWSSATFPGILNWQKRLWLTLLDFQEAREDQTPSEVVATSEEFLAEDAKLFDARNFYVKGATFNYRHAHQLSVAISKMQGLTNSLRRTPKHVLRHGKQFERALAAQIIMLAPMAPHFASELWSKFVAIPGRLNPASQELQWSEDVLAQRWPDIDAAYNLDLTIKVNGFENCVIKVQRTHLDKVTHSDALDIAFNTESVTSYLIDKKIRTTNFVLYPGIEAILNIYVDKAQKAQKPASSDDAEAQPGA; the protein is encoded by the exons ATGCAAGCGCTGAGAGGTAGGCGCCCCTGGAGAGGGGCGTACTGGAGCAGTTGGAGGCGACTGCTCACCCAGAGCTGCACGGGAAATGAG ACTCCCGAGTTAACCAACGATGTCAAGCACCGGATCGAGGCCCACTGGCGGGAGCAGCTCAGTGGCGGGCAGTTCAACCCCAAGGACTCGCAGGACAAGTACTACGTGCTCTCCATGTTCCCCTATCCCTCGGGCAATCTCCACATGGGCCATGTGCGCGTCTACACCATCGCCGATGCGGTGGCTCGCTTCCAGCGGATGTGCGGCAAAAATGTGTTCCAACCCATGGGCTGGGATTCCTTTGGTCTGCCCGCCGAGAATGCTGCCAATCAGCGGGGAGTGGAGCCCGCATCGTGGACCGAGCAAAACATCGCACAGATGAAGGATCAACTCAAGCGACTGGGCTGCTCCTTCGATTGGAACCACGAGCTGTCCACGTGCAGTCCGCAGTACTACAAGTGGACGCAGCACCTGTTCCTCATGCTGCACCGCCACGGATTGGCCTACCAGAACGAAGCCCTGGTGAACTGGGATCCGGTGGATAAGACGGTGCTCGCCGACGAGCAGGTGGACGCCAATGGCTGCTCGTGGCGATCGGGCGCCAAGGTGGAGAAGAAACTGCTCAGGCAGTGGTTCATCCGGACGAGTGCGTATGCCAAGCAGTTGCTGGATGGCCTGGAGGATCCCACGCTACGTGATTGGAGGGACATTATCAACCTGCAGCGCCACTGGATCGGAGAATGCGATGGCTACGCCTTCAACCTGCTCACCTCCGCCTCTGGATTGTTACGGGTGTGGACAGCTCATCCGGAGCACTTAAAGGATCCCCACGCCTTCCTCGTGCTTCGCAATAGTCATCATCTGGCGAAGCTTGAGGACGCGTCCAGCCTCAGCGCGGAGAATCCTTTTGCGGGCACCACAATGCCTGTGGTCTTTGGCGACGAAGTGACCTTCCCACCGAAATGCGATGTTTACCTGGCGGCGCCCAGCTTCCGCGGCGAGGACAAGGAGCTGTGGGAGTCCTACGGACTGGCTTTCACTTCCTCCGACAAGGAGGAGTTCAGCTTAAGTCCGGCCAATTGGGAGCTGTTGAGAAAAGAAGTGCTCCAGGCAGCCGCGCGGCTCAATGTGGGCGGCTATCGGGTGTCCTCCAAGCTGAAGGATTGGTTGATCTCACGCCAGCGTTATTGGGGCACCCCGATTCCCATTGTACACTGTCAAAAGTGCGGAGCAGTGCCTGTGCCGGAAGAGCAGCTGCCTGTGTCGCTGCCGCCCAGGGATTCCCCCAAAGAAGCGTTCCTCTGCGAGTGCCCAAAATGCGGGGAGAAGGATGCGCGAAGGGAGACGGATACAATGGATACATTTGTGGACAGCTCCTGGTACTATTTGCGATACTTGGATGCCCAAAACTCAGAGCGCATCTTTGAACCCACGCTGGCCAACAAGTTTATGCCCGTGGATTTGTACATCGGTGGAAAGGAGCACGCCGTGCTGCATCTATACTACGCCCGCTTCATGAACCACTTCCTGCACAGCTGTGGTCTTTCGCCCACCAGCGAACCCTTCTCCCGCCTGCTGGTTCAGGGCATGGTCATGGGTCGCTCCTTCCGGGTGAAGGGCAGCGGACGCTATGTGCCCGAATCGGAAGTGGAGATTGTGAACGCGAAGAAGAACCAGGCGGTGCTGAAGGAAACCAAAGAACCCGTGGTCATGACCTGGGAAAAGATGTCCAAGTCAAAGCTGAATGGCGTGGAGCCCAGTGATATGTTCAATGAATACGGAACGGACACAACGAGACTGATCATCCTGGCCGACGTGGCGCCGACCTCGCATCGCAACTGGTCCAGCGCAA CATTTCCCGGCATTCTAAACTGGCAGAAGCGTCTTTGGCTGACCCTGCTGGATTTCCAAGAGGCTCGCGAGGATCAAACTCCCTCAGAGGTGGTGGCCACCAGCGAGGAGTTTCTAGCAGAGGATGCCAAGCTATTCGATGCCCGGAACTTCTATGTGAAAGGAGCCACCTTCAACTACCGCCATGCACATCAACTTAGTGTGGCTATCTCCAAGATGCAGGGACTAACGAATTCTCTGAGG CGCACACCAAAGCATGTCCTGCGACATGGTAAGCAATTTGAGCGGGCTCTGGCCGCCCAGATCATCATGCTCGCACCCATGGCTCCGCACTTCGCCTCCGAACTGTGGTCCAAGTTCGTGGCCATACCTGGCAGATTGAACCCCGCCAGCCAGGAGCTGCAGTGGAGCGAGGATGTGTTGGCGCAACGCTGGCCAGACATCGATGCCGCCTACAATCTGGATCTTACCATCAAAGTAAATGGATTCGAGAATTGTGTAATCAAAGTGCAGCGCACGCACTTGGATAAGGTGACGCACAGCGATGCCCTGGACATTGCCTTCAACACGGAATCGGTGACATCATACCTTATCGATAAGAAAATACGCACCACCAACTTTGTGCTCTATCCGGGCATCGAGGCCATCCTGAATATCTATGTGGATAAGGCGCAAAAGGCTCAAAAGCCGGCGAGCAGCGACGATGCCGAGGCGCAGCCTGGGGCGTAG
- the LOC108034583 gene encoding uncharacterized protein LOC108034583 — MTEPISAAVQRRRQLLHSVESLRCRARQVLKCVINLHIEFLVLESDVAALLDEVREFNDDHEEMRRLDRMIEALRDYSGPTICHEWPYPLIFKGTIDEAHVAQILNASELEMELEQELVKVSSGGNCRHLDSDLVTRQRRPKMLWFSRRSSRKRAERAKEAQSVIKTTP, encoded by the exons ATGACGGAGCCAATTAGTGCGGCGGTGCAGCGGAGGAGGCAGCTGCTCCACAGCGTTGAAAGTCTCCGCTGTCGCGCCCGCCAAGTGCTAAAGTGTGTTATTAATCTGCATATTGAGTTTTTG GTGCTCGAATCCGATGTGGCCGCTCTGCTGGATGAGGTGCGGGAATTCAACGACGACCACGAGGAGATGCGCCGTCTGGACAGGATGATTGAGGCTCTGAGGGACTACAGTGGACCCACGATATGCCACGAGTGGCCCTACCCCCTCATCTTCAAGGGCACAATCGACGAGGCGCACGTCGCACAAATACTCAATGCCAGCGAGTTGGAGatggagctggagcaggagctggtGAAGGTGTCCAGCGGTGGGAACTGTCGCCATCTGGACTCCGATTTGGTCACAAGGCAAAGGCGGCCCAAGATGCTGTGGTTCtccaggaggagcagcagaaaACGAGCTGAGCGAGCAAAGGAAGCTCAGTCAGTTATTAAAACGACTCCCTGA